TAAGTTTCCTTGAAAAATAAACACTGAATGGACCTAAAATTAGGAACACAATCTGATTCATCTTTTGATAAATTGTATATAAAGCCACGGTTGAAGCTCCACCAAAGAAAGCTCCACCAAAAGTTCCTAAGGTATGAGATAAAGAAAGTAAAACATTAGCTTGGATTGAAGGTCGAATAAACCGGATAAGTTCTTCTTTTATTTTTATTTCTTCTTTATGAAATAAGGGAATGGGATGAAGCTTTTTCTTTTGGTAGTGAAGTAAAAAACTAGCCAAAATCCAATTGATAAAAAAAGAGAATAGATCAACAGAAAGGAGAGTAGCCACATTGATTTTGTTTCTTAGAAGAATAACCAAAGGAGTTAAAATAAAAAGCCTGGATAAAGGACCTAATGCCTGAATCCCACTGTAACTTTTGAAATTGCCTAGAGCGTAAAGAAAAGATGAGCAAAATCCGGTGCGATTTTGAAAGACTCCGCATATAAAAAAAAGAAACATTAATCCCAAAGAAAGCTCTTTTGCAAAAGATCCATATACATGAAAAATAAAAAGACAAATAGCAAGAACTAACCCCAGAGAAATACCTAGTTTAAGAGATAATTTTACGCCTTCCTTATAATAAAAATCGAAAAGACTTTTACTGTTTTTTTCTTGGCTAGATAGATTTTGTAATGCAAGAGAAATTCCTCCATCGGTCCATGCGTTAGCAAGAAAGGTAATAGCCTGTCCAATAGCATATAAAGCAAAAATTTTAGGAGAAACAGTTGCTGCGAGCATAA
The DNA window shown above is from Methylacidiphilum caldifontis and carries:
- a CDS encoding lipopolysaccharide biosynthesis protein; translation: MNEYYQEKDHHNLITFEKKNSFSFCFFLSSFKRHLKNLFALWSSASIGLLSNGIVLFMLAATVSPKIFALYAIGQAITFLANAWTDGGISLALQNLSSQEKNSKSLFDFYYKEGVKLSLKLGISLGLVLAICLFIFHVYGSFAKELSLGLMFLFFICGVFQNRTGFCSSFLYALGNFKSYSGIQALGPLSRLFILTPLVILLRNKINVATLLSVDLFSFFINWILASFLLHYQKKKLHPIPLFHKEEIKIKEELIRFIRPSIQANVLLSLSHTLGTFGGAFFGGASTVALYTIYQKMNQIVFLILGPFSVYFSRKLKLLEDDQQRYKKSKLFIFFAFPLSILLVFILFCGYLVGERLFSHYAFHALPAFEMFLLCNFLGNIYLIFDNILVSWKYSGHRLMSSFLLIGKLLLYSLLKPSSVIFLFGIDALFLFLTDCFFFYKFLSFGRNPIHDQG